Proteins encoded in a region of the Coregonus clupeaformis isolate EN_2021a chromosome 9, ASM2061545v1, whole genome shotgun sequence genome:
- the LOC123491598 gene encoding B-cell receptor CD22-like has translation MVMTPTATQTAATVDQDDVHYASVHFSRSKNQEVPLYSTVQLPQPQKEDENVQYAAVKIKLPNLKVDEKWTYYKTLTCSTTCTLTGNPTYIWYKNGQYLAESTYKVKYSVSSEDAGSYSCAVKGHEDLRSPAVCVRDKNCWSVTYTNRRICVLKNSTVDISCSYTHPSSYIEEGSFWFTQKDPVDLSSYSEYAGRVRYNRNTENHHTMIITDLTENDSAEYKFRLLTTDEGRFSGIPGVILTVTGILLEMDPTSVSERERVTLRCRTKCPVGLNPTYIWYKNGQRLTNPITSYNSLILDPVCSEDAGNYSCAVKGFERILSPEETLTVRYGPKSTSVSVSPSGEIVEGSSVTLTCSSDSNPPVDKYTWYKKNGVYYPSTTYMTAGPHLVFNQIKSSVTGQYYCEVYNGIKTGRSEYINVNVKYAPKNTSVLVSPSGGIVEGSSVTLTCSSDANPPVDKYTWYKKNVTSPKASGQSYSITNISSEDSGEYYCEARNKIASKNSTAQMIIVAGKQTSVMTAAVGIIVVVLVLILCLSGLMWFRKKASKSTSDTRDPSDIADDGQGDSSPVYDNISSMAMTLTATQTAATVDQDDVHYDSVHFSRSKNQEVSLYSTVQKQKQDEDVQYSVVKLIRPSSATK, from the exons ATCTAAAGGTGGATGAGAAATGGACATATTACAAGACGCTGACCTGTAGCACCACCTGTACTCTGACTGGTAACCCCACCTACATCTGGTACAAGAACGGACAATATCTAGCTGAGAGCACCTACAAGGTCAAATATTCAGTCTCCAGTGAGGATGCAGGCAGCTACTCCTGTGCTGTAAAAGGCCATGAGGATCTCCGCTCTCCTGCAGTCT GTGTTCGTGATAAGAACTGCTGGAGTGTGACTTACACCAACAGAAGAATCTGTGTCTTAAAGAACTCCACAGTGGACATATCCTGCTCTTACACTCATCCCAGTAGTTATATAGAAGAAGGTTCATTCTGGTTTACACAAAAAGACCCTGTAGATCTCAGTTCATACTCAGAGTATGCAGGTCGTGTGAGGTACAACAGGAACACAGAGAATCACCACACCATGATAATCACAGACCTGACAGAGAATGACTCGGCTGAATACAAATTCAGATTACTAACAACAGATGAGGGGAGATTTTCTGGAATTCCTGGTGTGATCTTGACTGTCACAG GTATCCTGTTAGAGATGGATCCTACTTCtgtgtcagagagggagagagtcacACTGAGATGTAGAACCAAATGTCCAGTCGGTCTCAACCCCACCTACATCTGGTACAAGAACGGACAACGGCTGACCAACCCAATCACCAGTTATAACAGCCTGATCCTAGACCCAGTCTGCAGTGAGGATGCAGGGAACTACTCATGTGCTGTAAAAGGCTTTGAGAGAATCCTTTCTCCAGAAGAGACTCTCACTGTCAGAT ATGGCCCAAAAAGCACCTcagtgtcagtcagtccctctggtGAAATAGTGGAGGGCAGTTCAGTGACTCTGACCTGCAGCAGTGATTCCAACCCACCTGTGGACAAATACACCTGGTACAAGAAGAATGGAGTCTACTATCCATCAACCACCTATATGACTGCAGGACCACATCTTGTCTTCAATCAAATCAAGTCATCAGTCACGGGACAGTACTACTGTGAGGTCTATAATGGGATTAAGACAGGGAGGTCTGAGTATATCAACGTCAATGTGAAAT ACGCTCCGAAGAACACCTCAGTGTTAGTCAGTCCCTCTGGTGGAATAGTGGAGGGCAGTTCAGTGACTCTGACCTGCAGCAGTGATGCCAACCCACCTGTGGACAAATACACCTGGTACAAGAAGAACGTAACCTCACCAAAAGCATCAGGACAGAGTTACAGCATCACTAACATCAGCTCTGAGGACAGTGGAGAATACTACTGTGAGGCCCGGAATAAAATAGCATCTAAGAACTCTACAGCTCAGATGATCATTGTAGCAG GGAAACAAACCTCAGTAATGACTGCAGCTGTAGGAatcatagtggttgttctggttctcatcctctgtctctctggacTCATGTGGTTCAG GAAGAAGGCCTCCAAATCCACCTCTGACACAAGAGACCCAAGTGATATAGCAGACGATGGACAG GGAGACTCTAGTCCAGTGTATGACAACATCTCAAGCATGGCCATGACCCTTACTGCAACACAGACAGCAGCCACCGTAGACCAGGATGATGTTCACTACGACAGCGTTCACTTCTCTCGCTCCAAAAACCAGGAAGTGTCTCTGTACTCAACCGTCCAGAAACAGAAACAAGACGAAGATGTCCAATACTCTGTTGTGAAATTGATTCGCCCCAGTTCTGCCACCAAGTGA